The following proteins come from a genomic window of Shewanella halifaxensis HAW-EB4:
- a CDS encoding putative bifunctional diguanylate cyclase/phosphodiesterase, translating into MKHFKWFNSKTAIIVAGILLSAYLILILTVTNLGQSRLKESQNSALNLRVSNYTENLSFFFDASEKNIANLSQKRDVNTYFSNLAAGMSLQYGLGSSLFSLRRTIDNFSQSNKMDGQLIYSRVMIVGLGETVIVDTHPEVDFEVNQLPFKEMETVSHKVHLVTDESGPVIQLLQTIYHQNKPVAILVASLNTDLVIRMLSTQEHLDSGSCLTLVTPVGDIVVWNSLSGCISDIERGTTSYYSDSSRIIYFEKNVVATPFKLESWFEPVTEQDIFTSAWFIAAISLLALPVFMGLIYLMRVNNANLVLQTQVELSSEQQQELATQNALLHEEICKRKASESKLAYQATHDELTNLANRTHGMARLQEAIRAAHEKQTQILLLFIDLDNFKQVNDTVGHHAGDLLLKQTSERLLTSVRRSDIVARLGGDEFLVIVPDIQHQDSAKLVASSILSVFEKPFHIEQQEFFVSTSIGMSIYPKDGRNAATLLKRADTALYKVKDLGRNGFSFYDESMNLDVQRNFALNVRLHQAVQQGDIEIYYQPILDLTSRKIVAAEALMRWTDSELGYVSPEDFIPLAEKNGLIHRLGDIVLLEACTQAASWQTISPIKIAINFSSVQFRYCEQLQSRIVDVLMQTGLPAYQLDMEVTESLLIDQGHALMKMLSYLKQLGVGLSIDDFGTGYSALSYLQRFSFTKLKIDRAFINNMTTCSSDASLVSAILAMAKSLKLKVVAEGIENEQQALFLQEHRCEYGQGYLFSRPVPAAEFTQLLLRDQKDASLGQQVERVS; encoded by the coding sequence ATGAAACACTTTAAGTGGTTTAACAGTAAAACAGCGATTATCGTTGCAGGCATTCTATTGAGTGCCTACTTGATCCTTATTCTGACGGTTACTAACTTAGGCCAGAGTCGTTTAAAGGAATCACAAAACAGCGCATTAAACCTTAGGGTCAGTAACTATACCGAAAACCTAAGTTTTTTCTTTGATGCCAGTGAAAAGAATATCGCCAATCTAAGTCAGAAGAGAGACGTCAATACTTACTTCTCTAACTTGGCCGCAGGGATGTCGTTGCAGTATGGCCTAGGCTCGAGCCTGTTTAGCCTGAGGCGAACGATAGATAATTTTAGCCAATCTAACAAAATGGATGGTCAGCTTATCTACTCTAGGGTGATGATTGTTGGCTTAGGGGAAACCGTTATTGTCGATACTCATCCGGAGGTCGATTTTGAGGTTAACCAACTGCCTTTTAAAGAGATGGAGACGGTTAGCCATAAAGTTCACCTAGTCACAGATGAAAGTGGGCCGGTTATTCAGCTGCTGCAGACGATTTATCATCAGAATAAGCCAGTGGCGATCTTAGTTGCCAGCCTCAATACCGATCTGGTGATCCGTATGCTGTCGACGCAAGAGCATTTAGATAGTGGCAGCTGTCTAACCTTAGTCACTCCTGTTGGGGATATTGTCGTTTGGAATTCATTAAGTGGCTGTATATCCGATATTGAGCGCGGTACGACTAGCTATTATAGCGACTCATCAAGGATCATCTATTTTGAGAAAAATGTGGTCGCGACGCCGTTTAAACTAGAGAGTTGGTTTGAGCCGGTGACTGAGCAAGATATTTTCACCTCTGCTTGGTTTATTGCGGCTATCTCATTGTTGGCACTGCCAGTATTTATGGGTTTGATCTACCTTATGCGTGTGAACAATGCCAACTTAGTGCTGCAGACCCAAGTGGAGTTGTCTTCAGAACAGCAGCAAGAGTTGGCGACACAAAACGCTCTATTGCATGAAGAGATCTGTAAACGTAAGGCATCAGAGAGCAAGCTTGCGTATCAGGCGACCCATGATGAACTGACTAATTTGGCAAACCGCACCCACGGCATGGCTAGGCTGCAAGAGGCCATTCGAGCAGCCCATGAAAAGCAAACTCAAATTTTGTTGCTGTTTATCGATCTGGATAACTTTAAACAGGTTAACGATACCGTCGGCCATCATGCCGGAGACCTGCTTTTAAAACAAACCAGTGAGCGCTTGCTAACATCGGTACGCCGTTCCGATATTGTTGCTCGTCTAGGTGGCGATGAGTTTTTGGTGATAGTGCCCGATATTCAGCATCAAGATTCAGCCAAACTGGTTGCTAGCAGTATTTTGTCTGTGTTTGAGAAGCCATTTCATATTGAACAACAAGAATTTTTTGTCTCGACTAGCATTGGCATGTCTATCTATCCTAAAGATGGTAGGAATGCTGCGACGCTGTTAAAGCGCGCCGATACCGCATTGTACAAGGTCAAAGATTTAGGCCGTAATGGCTTTAGTTTTTACGATGAAAGTATGAACTTAGATGTGCAGCGTAATTTTGCGCTCAATGTGCGATTACATCAGGCTGTTCAGCAAGGCGATATAGAGATCTACTATCAGCCGATATTGGACTTAACCAGCCGTAAAATTGTAGCCGCTGAAGCCCTGATGCGCTGGACCGACAGTGAATTAGGTTATGTGTCACCGGAGGACTTTATTCCGCTAGCGGAAAAGAATGGCTTAATCCATCGACTCGGCGATATCGTTTTACTCGAGGCTTGTACTCAGGCTGCTAGCTGGCAGACTATCAGTCCCATTAAGATCGCCATTAACTTCTCTAGTGTTCAGTTTAGGTATTGCGAGCAACTGCAGTCGCGTATCGTCGATGTATTGATGCAGACGGGTTTGCCTGCATACCAGCTCGATATGGAAGTGACCGAGAGTTTATTGATAGATCAAGGTCATGCCTTGATGAAGATGTTGTCATACCTTAAGCAGCTCGGCGTAGGTTTATCTATCGATGATTTTGGTACCGGTTACTCGGCGCTAAGTTACTTACAGAGGTTTTCATTCACTAAGTTAAAAATTGATCGTGCTTTTATCAATAATATGACCACCTGTTCATCGGATGCCTCTTTGGTGTCGGCGATATTGGCGATGGCTAAATCGTTAAAGCTTAAAGTGGTTGCCGAGGGGATTGAAAATGAGCAACAAGCGCTGTTCTTGCAGGAGCACCGTTGTGAGTATGGTCAGGGGTATTTGTTTAGTCGTCCGGTACCCGCAGCCGAGTTTACTCAGTTGCTACTTCGCGACCAGAAGGATGCCAGTTTAGGGCAACAGGTTGAGCGAGTAAGCTAA
- a CDS encoding transporter substrate-binding domain-containing protein, which yields MKSRFLIQLLLFFILGASMTQVMARDLAEIQAEGVLRHLGVPYANFVSQYSEGNKLTHSGLDIELMQNFARYLGVEYEFVPATWTSVFGMLTGRNGQFINNKVVYGEPESIIGDVIANGFTIFDWRKEIVDFSDDYFPSAVWLVARTESNLNPITPSGSTLRDVRMVKGMLKERDILAMKQSCLDPDLYNLYATQANVILPTKQLQLNEMVPFLLNVEAEATLLDVADSLIAIDKWPSAIKIIGPISDEQRMAVGFRKQSPELRKAFNQYLRQIRADGSYNKLVKKYYPTVFHYYQDYFDKSAAGVHK from the coding sequence GTGAAATCAAGGTTTCTAATCCAGCTATTATTATTCTTTATTCTTGGCGCCTCGATGACTCAAGTCATGGCAAGGGATTTGGCCGAGATACAAGCCGAAGGGGTGTTACGCCACCTTGGCGTACCCTATGCAAACTTTGTGTCTCAGTACTCTGAAGGCAACAAGCTAACCCATAGCGGCCTCGATATTGAACTAATGCAAAATTTTGCCCGTTACCTAGGTGTCGAGTATGAGTTTGTGCCTGCCACTTGGACAAGCGTCTTCGGTATGCTGACTGGGCGTAATGGTCAGTTTATTAATAATAAAGTGGTATATGGTGAGCCGGAGTCAATTATTGGTGATGTGATTGCCAATGGTTTTACAATCTTTGATTGGCGCAAGGAGATTGTCGATTTTTCTGATGATTACTTCCCGTCAGCTGTCTGGCTGGTGGCGCGCACCGAATCAAATCTCAACCCTATCACTCCCAGTGGTTCAACCCTAAGAGATGTTCGTATGGTGAAGGGGATGCTGAAAGAGCGTGATATATTGGCGATGAAACAATCCTGCCTAGATCCTGACCTTTATAATCTATATGCAACTCAGGCGAATGTTATCTTGCCAACTAAGCAGCTGCAGCTCAATGAGATGGTACCGTTTCTCTTAAACGTTGAGGCTGAGGCGACCCTATTAGACGTCGCGGATTCGCTGATAGCGATAGATAAGTGGCCAAGTGCCATCAAGATTATCGGCCCCATTTCAGACGAGCAAAGAATGGCTGTCGGTTTCCGTAAACAGTCTCCCGAGCTACGAAAAGCCTTTAACCAGTATCTAAGGCAGATTCGTGCTGATGGCAGCTATAACAAGCTAGTGAAGAAGTATTACCCGACAGTTTTTCATTACTATCAAGACTATTTTGATAAATCAGCGGCAGGTGTTCACAAGTAA
- a CDS encoding DUF1971 domain-containing protein encodes MSHLRIPKNWTIQRSTAFFTKDNVPAALLSHHNTAEGVFGQLCVMEGVVTYFGFADSEATEPELKVVIEAGQFATSPPQYWHRIELSDDAQFNINFWSESDKSDKPMFHTR; translated from the coding sequence ATGAGTCATTTACGCATCCCTAAAAATTGGACAATTCAGCGTTCAACTGCTTTTTTCACTAAAGATAATGTGCCAGCCGCCTTACTGAGCCACCATAACACTGCCGAGGGAGTATTTGGTCAGTTATGTGTCATGGAGGGGGTGGTAACTTATTTCGGCTTTGCCGATAGCGAAGCAACTGAGCCTGAATTAAAGGTGGTGATTGAGGCTGGGCAGTTTGCCACGAGCCCTCCCCAGTATTGGCATCGAATTGAACTAAGTGATGATGCCCAATTTAATATTAATTTCTGGTCAGAGTCAGATAAGTCCGATAAGCCTATGTTTCACACTAGGTAG